The following proteins are encoded in a genomic region of Necator americanus strain Aroian chromosome II, whole genome shotgun sequence:
- a CDS encoding hypothetical protein (NECATOR_CHRII.G7871.T1): MSLRVFRSILSTGLDQVQHTCALHNGLDSIWVLEIWQRPPHSAIVSNEKWLRVQFWSVLSKNLFFTIQHFLGWLTLGAAMAANDWSSQFKTFWVTTLCIYVSEMIIFFMGLFLYHYFVFLPRVRLKLYKVPQDEASKSLLRISGMLPSEGTIQKTQGDEIDEESLGKDEHLRREVDADDSPFAEWHSVDHKKKNKELKPYDDMCTPPSSMRESPARDDITPSSTNMSTMHNFSSFPKANFQGGIDPLDRTQRSLRKSPRKLSTQRSSNASPQKLSGQQTSRLTPIAFNSNSEMNIPDNPPNSAELY; the protein is encoded by the exons ATGTCGCTACGCGTCTTCCGTAGCATCTTGTCGACCGGGCTGGACCAGGTACAGCATACATGCGCTTTACACAACGGGCTGGATAGT atCTGGGTTCTAGAAATATGGCAGAGACCACCTCATTCCGCTATTGTCAGCAACGAGAAATGGCTTCGAGTGCAGTTCTGGAGCGTTCTCTCGAAAAACCTATTTTTTACAATACAGCATTTTCTAGGATGG CTCACTCTCGGTGCGGCAATGGCAGCAAATGACTGGAGTTCGCAATTCAAAACATTTTGG GTCACAACATTATGCATATACGTTAGTGAGATGATAATATTTTTCATGGGGCTATTTCTTTACCattactttgtttttcttcctcgaGTACGCCTTAAGTTGTACAAG GTACCACAAGATGAAGCATCAAAATCATTGTTACGGATTTCTGGAATGCTTCCGAGTGAGGGCACAATTCAGAAAACGCAGGGG GATGAGATAGACGAGGAAAGTCTAGGTAAGGACGAACATTTACGAAGAGAGGTGGACGCCGACGATTCTCCTTTCGCTGAG TGGCACAGCGTTGAtcataaaaagaagaacaaagagTTGAAACCATACGATGATATGTGTACACCTCCGTCCAGTATGAGGGAAAGTCCAGCCCGAGATGACATT ACACCGTCTTCAACTAATATGAGCACTATGcacaatttttcaagttttcccAAAGCAAATTTCCAAGGAGGGATTGATCCATTAGACCG TACCCAACGAAGTCTCCGTAAATCACCTCGAAAACTCAGTACTCAGCGAAGTTCAAATGCATCGCCCCAAAAACTCTCCGGGCAGCAAACATCCAGGCTAACACCAATTGCATTTAATAGCAATAGTGAGATGAATATACCAGATAATCCACCAAATTCTGCTGAGCTCTATTAA
- a CDS encoding hypothetical protein (NECATOR_CHRII.G7871.T3) → MPRYEEDLGSRNMAETTSFRYCQQREMASSAVLERSLEKPIFYNTLTLGAAMAANDWSSQFKTFWVTTLCIYVSEMIIFFMGLFLYHYFVFLPRVRLKLYKVPQDEASKSLLRISGMLPSEGTIQKTQGDEIDEESLGKDEHLRREVDADDSPFAEWHSVDHKKKNKELKPYDDMCTPPSSMRESPARDDITPSSTNMSTMHNFSSFPKANFQGGIDPLDRTQRSLRKSPRKLSTQRSSNASPQKLSGQQTSRLTPIAFNSNSEMNIPDNPPNSAELY, encoded by the exons ATGCCGAGATACGAGGAAG atCTGGGTTCTAGAAATATGGCAGAGACCACCTCATTCCGCTATTGTCAGCAACGAGAAATGGCTTCGAGTGCAGTTCTGGAGCGTTCTCTCGAAAAACCTATTTTTTACAATACA CTCACTCTCGGTGCGGCAATGGCAGCAAATGACTGGAGTTCGCAATTCAAAACATTTTGG GTCACAACATTATGCATATACGTTAGTGAGATGATAATATTTTTCATGGGGCTATTTCTTTACCattactttgtttttcttcctcgaGTACGCCTTAAGTTGTACAAG GTACCACAAGATGAAGCATCAAAATCATTGTTACGGATTTCTGGAATGCTTCCGAGTGAGGGCACAATTCAGAAAACGCAGGGG GATGAGATAGACGAGGAAAGTCTAGGTAAGGACGAACATTTACGAAGAGAGGTGGACGCCGACGATTCTCCTTTCGCTGAG TGGCACAGCGTTGAtcataaaaagaagaacaaagagTTGAAACCATACGATGATATGTGTACACCTCCGTCCAGTATGAGGGAAAGTCCAGCCCGAGATGACATT ACACCGTCTTCAACTAATATGAGCACTATGcacaatttttcaagttttcccAAAGCAAATTTCCAAGGAGGGATTGATCCATTAGACCG TACCCAACGAAGTCTCCGTAAATCACCTCGAAAACTCAGTACTCAGCGAAGTTCAAATGCATCGCCCCAAAAACTCTCCGGGCAGCAAACATCCAGGCTAACACCAATTGCATTTAATAGCAATAGTGAGATGAATATACCAGATAATCCACCAAATTCTGCTGAGCTCTATTAA
- a CDS encoding hypothetical protein (NECATOR_CHRII.G7871.T4), translating to MSLRVFRSILSTGLDQVQHTCALHNGLDSIWVLEIWQRPPHSAIVSNEKWLRVQFWSVLSKNLFFTIQHFLGWLTLGAAMAANDWSSQFKTFWVPQDEASKSLLRISGMLPSEGTIQKTQGDEIDEESLGKDEHLRREVDADDSPFAEWHSVDHKKKNKELKPYDDMCTPPSSMRESPARDDITPSSTNMSTMHNFSSFPKANFQGGIDPLDRTQRSLRKSPRKLSTQRSSNASPQKLSGQQTSRLTPIAFNSNSEMNIPDNPPNSAELY from the exons ATGTCGCTACGCGTCTTCCGTAGCATCTTGTCGACCGGGCTGGACCAGGTACAGCATACATGCGCTTTACACAACGGGCTGGATAGT atCTGGGTTCTAGAAATATGGCAGAGACCACCTCATTCCGCTATTGTCAGCAACGAGAAATGGCTTCGAGTGCAGTTCTGGAGCGTTCTCTCGAAAAACCTATTTTTTACAATACAGCATTTTCTAGGATGG CTCACTCTCGGTGCGGCAATGGCAGCAAATGACTGGAGTTCGCAATTCAAAACATTTTGG GTACCACAAGATGAAGCATCAAAATCATTGTTACGGATTTCTGGAATGCTTCCGAGTGAGGGCACAATTCAGAAAACGCAGGGG GATGAGATAGACGAGGAAAGTCTAGGTAAGGACGAACATTTACGAAGAGAGGTGGACGCCGACGATTCTCCTTTCGCTGAG TGGCACAGCGTTGAtcataaaaagaagaacaaagagTTGAAACCATACGATGATATGTGTACACCTCCGTCCAGTATGAGGGAAAGTCCAGCCCGAGATGACATT ACACCGTCTTCAACTAATATGAGCACTATGcacaatttttcaagttttcccAAAGCAAATTTCCAAGGAGGGATTGATCCATTAGACCG TACCCAACGAAGTCTCCGTAAATCACCTCGAAAACTCAGTACTCAGCGAAGTTCAAATGCATCGCCCCAAAAACTCTCCGGGCAGCAAACATCCAGGCTAACACCAATTGCATTTAATAGCAATAGTGAGATGAATATACCAGATAATCCACCAAATTCTGCTGAGCTCTATTAA
- a CDS encoding hypothetical protein (NECATOR_CHRII.G7871.T2) yields MRDKLWRALNGFLCVYKPVDLSMTGLKKQIVKRICTDGNEVVGIPRIPTIKLPIVEPHEESGALMVVGEREIQDYTQHPLVSGEAFRPEDIRLEEVHYMESTSSGVCLFALNEECERIPEILSHSWVNNYRLEGVFGRETNKHKIKARVTLKADYDHVTRHKLEKLITRVESEYRRAAFQAAEVDIQSEEAFEIARKGMPRAKLAGAQIVYGCKVKHFNLPFFALQVQSVGETDVFLRCFIHEIGVSLGTTASCIRLQRRSLGPFHPDHALLEKQISLQNIIRNMELCRRIMKSLKEDDEVIDENSVAYEEVRSVIDGLDMQTDQEYDAMRPVWPRNYT; encoded by the exons ATGAGGGATAAGTTGTGGAGAGCTCTAAACGGTTTCCTCTGTGTGTACAAACCTGTGGATTTATCAATGACCGGTCTGAAGAAACAGATTGTGAAACGGATATGCACTGACGGGAATGAAGTTGTTGGCATCCCTCGAATACCTACGATAAAACTGCCGATAGTTGAACCGCATGAAGAGTCTGGAGCTCTCATGGTTGTAGGCGAACGCGAAATTCAGGATTATAC GCAACATCCGCTTGTTTCTGGAGAAGCTTTTCGTCCTGAAGACATACGCTTGGAGGAGGTTCACTACATGGAGAGCACATCTTCCGGTGTTTGTC TTTTCGCATTGAACGAGGAATGCGAACGAATTCCTGAGATTTTATCTCATTCCTGGGTGAACAACTATCGACTTGAAGGTGTTTTCGGTCGTGAAACCAATAAGCACAAAATCAAAGCACGTGTCACATTGAAAGCAGATTACG ATCATGTTACTCGTCACAAATTAGAAAAGCTTATTACGCGTGTGGAGTCGGAATATCGAAGAGCAGCATTTCAAGCAGCTGAAGTGGATATTCAG AGCGAAGAAGCGTTCGAAATTGCTCGCAAAGGCATGCCACGAGCCAAACTTGCTGGAGCTCAGATTGTTTACGGATGTAAAGTGAAACACTTCAATTTACCGTTCTTTGCACTACAAGTACAGTCTGTCGGAGAAACAGATGTATTTTTGAG ATGCTTTATCCACGAAATAGGTGTTAGCCTTGGTACGACGGCGAGTTGCATTCGTCTCCAACG ACGATCGTTGGGACCTTTCCATCCCGATCACGCATTACTAGAAAAGCAAATATCACTCCAAAATATTATCAGGAACATGGAGCTATGCAG AAGAATAATGAAGAGCTTGAAAGAAGATGATGAAGTGATAGATGAGAACTCCGTAGCGTATGAAGAGGTTAGGTCTGTCATAGATGGGCTCGACATGCAGACTGATCAGGAATATGATGCGATGAGGCCGGTTTGGCCCAGGAATTACACTTAG
- a CDS encoding hypothetical protein (NECATOR_CHRII.G7871.T6) produces MTGLKKQIVKRICTDGNEVVGIPRIPTIKLPIVEPHEESGALMVVGEREIQDYTQHPLVSGEAFRPEDIRLEEVHYMESTSSGVCLFALNEECERIPEILSHSWVNNYRLEGVFGRETNKHKIKARVTLKADYDHVTRHKLEKLITRVESEYRRAAFQAAEVDIQSEEAFEIARKGMPRAKLAGAQIVYGCKVKHFNLPFFALQVQSVGETDVFLRCFIHEIGVSLGTTASCIRLQRRSLGPFHPDHALLEKQISLQNIIRNMELCRRIMKSLKEDDEVIDENSVAYEEVRSVIDGLDMQTDQEYDAMRPVWPRNYT; encoded by the exons ATGACCGGTCTGAAGAAACAGATTGTGAAACGGATATGCACTGACGGGAATGAAGTTGTTGGCATCCCTCGAATACCTACGATAAAACTGCCGATAGTTGAACCGCATGAAGAGTCTGGAGCTCTCATGGTTGTAGGCGAACGCGAAATTCAGGATTATAC GCAACATCCGCTTGTTTCTGGAGAAGCTTTTCGTCCTGAAGACATACGCTTGGAGGAGGTTCACTACATGGAGAGCACATCTTCCGGTGTTTGTC TTTTCGCATTGAACGAGGAATGCGAACGAATTCCTGAGATTTTATCTCATTCCTGGGTGAACAACTATCGACTTGAAGGTGTTTTCGGTCGTGAAACCAATAAGCACAAAATCAAAGCACGTGTCACATTGAAAGCAGATTACG ATCATGTTACTCGTCACAAATTAGAAAAGCTTATTACGCGTGTGGAGTCGGAATATCGAAGAGCAGCATTTCAAGCAGCTGAAGTGGATATTCAG AGCGAAGAAGCGTTCGAAATTGCTCGCAAAGGCATGCCACGAGCCAAACTTGCTGGAGCTCAGATTGTTTACGGATGTAAAGTGAAACACTTCAATTTACCGTTCTTTGCACTACAAGTACAGTCTGTCGGAGAAACAGATGTATTTTTGAG ATGCTTTATCCACGAAATAGGTGTTAGCCTTGGTACGACGGCGAGTTGCATTCGTCTCCAACG ACGATCGTTGGGACCTTTCCATCCCGATCACGCATTACTAGAAAAGCAAATATCACTCCAAAATATTATCAGGAACATGGAGCTATGCAG AAGAATAATGAAGAGCTTGAAAGAAGATGATGAAGTGATAGATGAGAACTCCGTAGCGTATGAAGAGGTTAGGTCTGTCATAGATGGGCTCGACATGCAGACTGATCAGGAATATGATGCGATGAGGCCGGTTTGGCCCAGGAATTACACTTAG